One Microcaecilia unicolor chromosome 8, aMicUni1.1, whole genome shotgun sequence DNA window includes the following coding sequences:
- the YIPF5 gene encoding protein YIPF5 isoform X2 — protein sequence MMHQQQPYTGQIYQPTQTYTPTASPSVYGSSFEDEPPLLEELGVNFDHIWQKTLTVLHPLKAADGSIMNETDLTGPMVFCLAFGATLLLAGKIQFGYVYGISAIGCLGMFCLLNLMSMTGVSFGCVSSVLGYCLLPMIILSSFAAIFSLQGMMGVILTAVIIGWCSFSASKIFISALAMEGQQLLVAYPCALLYGVFALISVF from the exons ATGATGCATCAACAGCAGCCTTATACAGGACAAATTTATCAGCCAACACAGACATACACTCCTACCGCATCCCCATCTGTGTATGGGAGCAGCTTTGAGGATGAACCACCTTTATTGGAAg AACTAGGAGTAAACTTTGACCACATCTGGCAGAAGACATTAACAGTGTTGCACCCGCTAAAAGCAGCAGATGGCAGTATAATGAATGAAACAGATTTGACAGGACCAATGGTTTTCTGCTTAGCCTTTGGAGCCACCTTATTGCTG GCTGGTAAAATCCAGTTTGGCTATGTGTATGGGATCAGTGCAATCGGATGTTTGGGGATGTTTTGTCTTCTCAACTTAATGAGCATGACTGGTGTGTCATTTGGCTGTGTTTCTAGTGTCTTGGGCTACTGTCTCCTTCCTATGATCATACTTTCTAGCTTTGCAGCCATTTTTTCTTTACA AGGAATGATGGGAGTTATTCTTACCGCAGTTATTATTGGGTGGTGTAGTTTTTCTGCTTCCAAGATCTTCATCTCTGCCTTGGCCATGGAAGGACAGCAGCTCCTGGTTGCTTACCCCTGTGCTCTATTATACGGAGTCTTTGCCCTTATTTCTGTGTTTTGA
- the YIPF5 gene encoding protein YIPF5 isoform X1: MSGFDGFNTDFYQTSYSIDDQAQSHDYNAGTGGPYRKQYGAYEYPQQGGFVPPEMMHQQQPYTGQIYQPTQTYTPTASPSVYGSSFEDEPPLLEELGVNFDHIWQKTLTVLHPLKAADGSIMNETDLTGPMVFCLAFGATLLLAGKIQFGYVYGISAIGCLGMFCLLNLMSMTGVSFGCVSSVLGYCLLPMIILSSFAAIFSLQGMMGVILTAVIIGWCSFSASKIFISALAMEGQQLLVAYPCALLYGVFALISVF, from the exons ATGTCGGGCTTTGACGGTTTTAACACAGATTTCTACCAAACGAGTTACAGCATTGATGACCAGGCACAGTCTCATGACTACAATGCAGGAACAGGTGGACCGTACAGAAA GCAGTATGGTGCTTATGAGTATCCCCAGCAAGGTGGGTTTGTCCCTCCTGAGATGATGCATCAACAGCAGCCTTATACAGGACAAATTTATCAGCCAACACAGACATACACTCCTACCGCATCCCCATCTGTGTATGGGAGCAGCTTTGAGGATGAACCACCTTTATTGGAAg AACTAGGAGTAAACTTTGACCACATCTGGCAGAAGACATTAACAGTGTTGCACCCGCTAAAAGCAGCAGATGGCAGTATAATGAATGAAACAGATTTGACAGGACCAATGGTTTTCTGCTTAGCCTTTGGAGCCACCTTATTGCTG GCTGGTAAAATCCAGTTTGGCTATGTGTATGGGATCAGTGCAATCGGATGTTTGGGGATGTTTTGTCTTCTCAACTTAATGAGCATGACTGGTGTGTCATTTGGCTGTGTTTCTAGTGTCTTGGGCTACTGTCTCCTTCCTATGATCATACTTTCTAGCTTTGCAGCCATTTTTTCTTTACA AGGAATGATGGGAGTTATTCTTACCGCAGTTATTATTGGGTGGTGTAGTTTTTCTGCTTCCAAGATCTTCATCTCTGCCTTGGCCATGGAAGGACAGCAGCTCCTGGTTGCTTACCCCTGTGCTCTATTATACGGAGTCTTTGCCCTTATTTCTGTGTTTTGA